One genomic window of Scatophagus argus isolate fScaArg1 chromosome 16, fScaArg1.pri, whole genome shotgun sequence includes the following:
- the LOC124073159 gene encoding E3 ubiquitin-protein ligase RBBP6-like isoform X5 — translation MTHIHYKFSSKLSSDTVVFAGPQITLRDLKKEIMEREKLRSGDCDLQITNAQTKEEYTEDEGLIPRGSSVIVRRIPIVGVKSGSSSKTRNTVRSDSRHQHASGAIKAMDDRSSSRALPLFSELANLAVSGVSEEDKIKALTNQSPYNCMNYNKKSGAVPVNYICYGCGNPGHHIRNCPTSGQDKNVEAPPRLKKSTGIPLSKLEVVDDPNREGVMLTNSGLYVIPAIHVEYSISKKEKPTSLPEEQPGSEDMEDPVPNELLCLICRNLLNDAVVIPCCGNSYCDDCIRTALLDSDDHICPTCQQPEVSPDTLIANKFIRQAVNNFEKEQGHGKGLKARLATSQSQNPTQMPSPVPTPPPQPQRPHLSSHKSSQQDPLLRRSQSADTPSSSQEFWAPPTATVPAPACRTPSTSLQPLRSQLAIPDTEAEEKAPNEPPAAPPSVLISHEDSTAAATLVNHTPVSEQPKTVSVNRQQPSSGPTPLHPVPLTYWNSSSSTSGCPAAAWSESDTHQLPPSSCSSSYPAAPPPPPPLFPSPSFLTAQQPLSSYPPGYPPATHVWTLQTPQSSTIPSLCPSTATSAIPTLIANEWYMHQRKKSDRSPHRGSTYRRSSSRSNSKSSKSKSSRSYSRSSSRSRSRSRSQGRSRPHSPYSRHRDLDTRSRSSQSYSYGYKRSPSLSSSSSPRVGYRSRSKSPSDHRKHSHHSRHHSKKFSSSRYSSRKRGENSRSEAGVSEKSLASSLCAQQAKPADSLELSRQQYLQWKSEYKEWCDKYFNSYLSHFHQLLPTAPFPQLGDREEGRHHSHANRETLDHLRGRRSAQVDGHSPPSQSSSDSCSTPSQSSSDSRSTPSSSSSDSRSSPSHSSNGSRSPPSQSSSDGRSTPSKDGAQLREYQRRCAEKHGHVPVPLTKVSKGAELQERRKDKQLITKKPKNLSTLKHEQKSMKKHKERRAEKCSSPDAADSTDAYRKDMSRGSTEPNSYKDGTPVQGKATACEALESGQSLVKPDKCLDKDYERKRREQDNLELEKGLRRAKYSDSRQDVERQHKEKHSKGAGKVDTDTYRNPGGSKDSDSRSEKTEKRKGEDTERGSVEAESSKCFKANMTEGPETHKVEFPDPFDRKEPYAKKKKDSKTCPLTEGNIWEGGIKVKPQKKISININLHGKQKEEKFEKTNLPYLESMTEKTKDETEKTGNGEEEMLSRGGTEVNEQKESRRDQEGESKDKLKPDEREARQPQEKAAFKDDKRQMSEKTAREKEHREEEDSELWHCALRGAKDKEGAKQWEEQQGAKAGDDEELTNDERRNVMGGEEEERRVRNEGGGQEMGRLVTGTQKEWAESENTCRKHRGNTPVESKPKEELMEEVKLEMRRDEDMTRSKLQTSMDDGSSSYEDYQERKLVVKTPEKYTQARAADRKDELALIQVPRSKWDKEEEQNEGKVKVQTDALVVPSSSVSVTAERPISRETEREDELKRHGETDRDRAKAMERGRDREREKNSTVSTSEKSMAPPSGKQRHDSALSAERDRERERRMEGERPRDRERGRESERQRERQKERKRSKERTREEERRRDRERRERERGSKASVQMRNSPSPSSHSYSSHDAERRDRQRGDNQGSTRSSCCPHEKSSSGRSWESSTMSRAAEPPDQNRDILDHSHHYHSLQDPSVNYRHQERPAGTHSQGTERDPPPSEFSGASELSKPRMSRPGQEFIQNRSRNESKVEKEEREQKMVAKVIKEGKGERDYQGRVAERKRGGHWENEDDKLDRKTTWVGRREQEEGARHSSSRKSVSPSSSQESSGDDTRKEWKKKQQKHKKEKRQAARELLEEEEMKNHKKSRQCRDGESSGEGDDAKLCSAMFL, via the exons AGTACACAGAGGATGAAGGTCTGATCCCCAGAGGCTCCTCTGTCATCGTCAGGAGAATCCCCATCGTAGGAGTCAAGTCCGGCTCTAGTAGCAAGACCCGTAACAC tgtgcgATCAGACAGCCGTCATCAGCACGCCTCTGGAGCCATCAAAGCA ATGGATGACCGCAGTTCTTCCAGAGCCTTGCCCCTTTTCTCCGAG TTGGCCAACCTGGCTGTTTCAGGCGTGTCAGAGGAGGATAAGATCAAAGCTCTAACAAACCAGTCGCCCTACAACTGCATGAA ctaCAACAAGAAGTCTGGTGCTGTTCCAGTGAACTACATCTGTTACGGCTGTGGAAACCCTGGACACCACATCAGGAACTGTCCCACCAGTGGA caggatAAAAACGTTGAGGCCCCTCCGAGATTAAAGAAAAGTACAGGCATCCCTCTTTCCAAGCTGGAGGTGGTGGACGATCCCAACAGGGAGGGAGTCATGCTGACCAACAGTGGACTTTACGTCATTCCTGCCATACACGT TGAGTATTCCATTTCCAAGAAAGAGAAGCCTACGTCCCTTCCTGAGGAGCAGCCCGGATCAGAGGACATGGAGGATCCTGTGCCTAACGAACTCCTCTGTCTCATCTGTCGCAACCTGCTGAATGACGCTGTGGTCATACCCTGCTGTGGAAACAGCTACTGTGACGACT GTATTCGCACGGCCTTACTGGATTCAGACGACCACATCTGCCCCACTTGTCAACAACCAGAAGTCTCCCCTGATACTCTCATAGCCAATAAATTTATCCGACAG GCTGTGAACAACTTTGAGAAAGAGCAAGGCCATGGCAAAGGTCTGAAAGCCAGACTTGCTACCTCCCAATCCCAAAACCCAACTCAGATGCCGAGCCCTGTCCCCACCCCGCCGCCCCAACCTCAGAGGCCTCACCTGTCAAGCCACAAGTCGAGCCAGCAG GACCCTCTCCTGCGCCGCTCGCAGTCTGCAGACACGCCGTCGTCGTCTCAAGAGTTTTGGGCTCCTCCCACGGCAACAGTCCCCGCCCCTGCCTGCAGAACACCAAGCACATCCCTCCAGCCTTTGCGAAGCCAGCTGGCGATACCTGACAC AGAGGCTGAGGAGAAGGCACCTAATGAACCACCGGCTGCTCCACCTTCTGTACTGATTTCGCACGAAGACTCCACCGCTGCTGCAACGCtg GTTAACCACACTCCAGTGTCAGAGCAGCCCAAGACAGTCAGTGTGAACCGACAGCAGCCCTCCTCAG GTCCAACCCCATTACACCCTGTGCCGTTGACATACTGGAATAG ctcctcctccacctcaggTTGTCCCGCTGCAGCCTGGAGTGAATCAGACACCCATCAGCTTCCTCCCTCCTCATGTTCCTCTTCAtatccagcagctcctcctcctcctcctcctctctttccttctccctctttcctcacCGCTCAGCAGCCTCTCAGCAGTTACCCTCCTGGATACCCGCCTGCCACGCACGTCTGGACGCTCCAAACTCCCCAGAGCTCCACCATCCCCTCCCTCTGCCCCTCTACTGCCACCTCCGCCATCCCCACCCTCATTGCCAACGAGTGGTACATGCATCAGCGAAAGAAGAGTGATAG GTCCCCTCACAGAGGATCTACATACAGACGCTCCTCCTCTCGTTCTAATTCAAAATCTTCAAAGTCCAAATCTTCTCGCTCCTACTCTCGCTCTTCAAGCAGGTCCAGATCCCGGTCCAGGTCCCAAGGCCGATCAAG GCCTCACTCACCTTACTCCCGCCACAGAGACCTCGACACCCGCTCACGTTCCTCTCAGTCCTATAGCTATGGATACAAACGCTCACCTTCGCTGTCCTCGTCATCTTCACCTCGAGTGGGTTACCGTTCCAGATCCAAGTCGCCATCGGATCACCGCAAACACAGCCATCACAGCCGGCATCACAGTAAGAAATTCTCTTCGAGCAGGTACAGCTCCAGGAAGCGAGGGGAAAACTCCCGAAGTGAAGCAGGAGTCTCAGAGAAGAGTTTAGCAAGTTCCCTGTGTGCTCAGCAAGCAAAACCAGCTGATAGTTTGGAGCTCAGCAGACAGCAATATCTGCAGTGGAAAAGCGAGTACAAAGAGTGGTGTGACAAATATTTTAACAGCTATCTCAGCCATTTCCACCAGCTGCTTCCTACCGCTCCTTTTCCTCAGTTGGGGGACAGAGAAGAAGGCAGACATCACTCACATGCCAACCGTGAAACTCTGGACCATCTCCGAGGTAGACGCTCTGCCCAGGTGGATGGTCACTCACCTCCATCACAGTCATCCAGTGATAGTTGCTCCACGCCATCTCAGTCTTCAAGCGACAGCCGCTCCACGCCATCTAGTTCATCTAGTGACAGCCGCTCCTCTCCGTCTCATTCGTCCAATGGAAGCCGCTCCCCTCCCTCTCAGTCATCCAGTGATGGTCGCTCCACTCCATCCAAAGATGGAGCTCAGCTGAGGGAATATCAGCGCAGGTGTGCTGAGAAGCATGGCCACGTGCCAGTCCCACTGACAAAGGTTAGTAAGGGTGCAGAACTGCAGGAAAGACGAAAAGATAAGCAGTTAATCACAAAGAAACCGAAGAACCTCAGCACCTTGAAACATGAGCAAAAGAGCATGAAGAAGCATAAGgaaagaagagcagagaagTGTTCATCCCCTGATGCTGCAGACTCGACAGATGCCTACAGAAAGGACATGAGCAGAGGCAGCACTGAACCAAATTCCTACAAGGATGGCACCCCAGTACAGGGCAAAGCCACTGCCTGTGAGGCCTTAGAATCAGGCCAGTCACTCGTGAAACCAGATAAATGTCTGGATAAAGACTATGAAAGGAAACGCAGAGAACAAGATAATTTGGAATTGGAGAAAGGATTGAGAAGAGCCAAATATTCAGACTCCAGGCAGGATGTGGAAagacagcacaaagaaaagcacagcaAAGGGGCAGGCAAAgtggacacagacacatacagaaacCCTGGAGGCAGCAAAGATTCTGACTCCAGATCAGAgaagactgaaaaaagaaaaggagaggacacagagagaggttCTGTTGAGGCTGAAAGCAGCAAATGCTTCAAAGCAAACATGACAGAGGGCCCTGAAACCCACAAGGTTGAATTCCCAGATCCATTTGACAGAAAGGAACCATACGCCAAGAAGAAAAAGGACAGTAAAACATGCCCTCTGACAGAGGGAAACATCTGGGAGGGAGGGATCAAGGtgaaaccacagaagaagatAAGTATCAACATCAACCTGCATGgaaaacagaaggaagaaaaatttgaaaaaacaaacttaccTTATTTAGAGagcatgacagaaaaaacaaaggatGAGACTGAGAAGACAGGtaatggagaggaggagatgttAAGTAGAGGAGGAACTGAAGTAAATGAACAGAAGGAATCCAGAAGAGACCAGGAAGGTGAGTctaaagacaaactgaaaccaGATGAAAGAGAGGCAAGACAGCCACAGGAGAAGGCTGCCTTTAAAGATGATAAGCGACAGATGAGTGAGAAAActgccagagagaaagagcacagagaagaggaggactcTGAGTTGTGGCATTGTGCCCTCAGAGGAGCAAAGGATAAGGAGGGCGCAAAACAGTGGGAGGAACAGCAGGGGGCGAAAGCCGGCGATGACGAAGAGTTGACAAATGACGAGAGGAGAAACGTGatgggaggagaagaagaagagaggagagtgaggaaTGAAGGTGGGGGACAAGAGATGGGAAGGTTAGTCACAGGTACCCAGAAAGAGTGGGCAGAGAGCgaaaacacatgcaggaagcacagaggaaacacaccaGTGGAGTCAAAGCCAAAGGAGGAGCTGATGGAAGAGGTGAAGTTGGAGATGAGGAGAGACGAAGACATGACGAGGTCCAAATTACAGACGAGCATGGATGATGGCAG CAGCAGCTATGAGGATTATCAGGAGAGGAAGCTGGTGGTGAAAACTCCAGAGAAATACACCCAGGCCAGAGCTGCGGACAGAAAGGACGAGCTCGCACTCATACAG GTCCCTCGCTCCAAATGGGAtaaggaagaagagcagaatgAAGGAAAGGTCAAAGTTCAAACAGATGCTCTTGTTGTGCCGTCGTCATCCGTgtctgtgacagcagagagacCAATCAgtagggaaacagagagagaggatgaactAAAGAGGCATGGAGAAACAGATAGAGACAGAGCCAAGGCAATGGAAAGAGGACgggacagggagagagagaagaactCCACTGTATCCACTTCAGAGAAGAGTATGGCTCCCCCTAGTGGCAAACAACGCCATGACAGCGCCttgtctgcagagagagacagggagagggagagacggatggagggggagagaccacgggacagagagagaggcagggagagtgagagacagagggaaaggcagaaagagagaaaacgtTCAAAGGAGAGAacaagggaggaagagagaaggagagacagggagagaagagagagggagcgtgGCAGCAAAGCCTCAGTCCAAATGAGAAATtccccttctccttcctctcactCCTACTCTTCACATGAcgcagagaggagagacaggcagcGGGGAGACAACCAGGGCAGCACCAGGAGCTCCTGCTGTCCTCACGAAAAATCCTCCAGTGGCAGAAGCTGGGAAAGCAGCACGATGAGCAGAGCTGCCGAACCGCCTGATCAGAATAGAGACATCCTGGACCATTCTCACCACTACCACAGTCTGCAGGACCCATCAGTCAACTACAGACACCAAGAAAGGCCTGCAGGGACCCACAGCCAGGGTACGGAGAGAGACCCGCCCCCCTCCGAATTCTCTGGAGCGTCAGAGCTCAGTAAGCCCAGAATGAGCAGACCTGGTCAGGAATTCATACAGAACAGAAGTAGAAATGAGAGCAAGgtagaaaaggaggagagggagcaaaAAATGGTGGCTAAAGTAATAAAAGAAGGCAAAGGGGAGAGAGATTATCAAGGTAgagtggctgagagaaagaggggtggTCATTGGGAGAATGAGGATGATAAACTGGACCGAAAGACCACGTGGGTGGGAAGGAGGGAGCAGGAAGAGGGGGCgaggcacagcagcagcaggaagagcgTCAGTCCGTCGTCAAGCCAGGAGAGCAGCGGCGACGACACGAGAAAAGAATGGAAGAAGAagcaacaaaagcacaaaaaggagaaaaggcaAGCTGCCCGAGAgctgctggaggaagaggagatgaagaacCACAAGAAGTCAAGGCAgtgcagagatggagagagcagTGGAGAGGGAGACGATGCTAAGCTCTGCTCGGCTATGTTCCTTTGA
- the LOC124073159 gene encoding E3 ubiquitin-protein ligase RBBP6-like isoform X6, with product MTHIHYKFSSKLSSDTVVFAGPQITLRDLKKEIMEREKLRSGDCDLQITNAQTKEEYTEDEGLIPRGSSVIVRRIPIVGVKSGSSSKTRNTVRSDSRHQHASGAIKAMDDRSSSRALPLFSELANLAVSGVSEEDKIKALTNQSPYNCMNYNKKSGAVPVNYICYGCGNPGHHIRNCPTSGDKNVEAPPRLKKSTGIPLSKLEVVDDPNREGVMLTNSGLYVIPAIHVEYSISKKEKPTSLPEEQPGSEDMEDPVPNELLCLICRNLLNDAVVIPCCGNSYCDDCIRTALLDSDDHICPTCQQPEVSPDTLIANKFIRQAVNNFEKEQGHGKGLKARLATSQSQNPTQMPSPVPTPPPQPQRPHLSSHKSSQQDPLLRRSQSADTPSSSQEFWAPPTATVPAPACRTPSTSLQPLRSQLAIPDTEAEEKAPNEPPAAPPSVLISHEDSTAAATLVNHTPVSEQPKTVSVNRQQPSSGPTPLHPVPLTYWNSSSSTSGCPAAAWSESDTHQLPPSSCSSSYPAAPPPPPPLFPSPSFLTAQQPLSSYPPGYPPATHVWTLQTPQSSTIPSLCPSTATSAIPTLIANEWYMHQRKKSDRSPHRGSTYRRSSSRSNSKSSKSKSSRSYSRSSSRSRSRSRSQGRSRPHSPYSRHRDLDTRSRSSQSYSYGYKRSPSLSSSSSPRVGYRSRSKSPSDHRKHSHHSRHHSKKFSSSRYSSRKRGENSRSEAGVSEKSLASSLCAQQAKPADSLELSRQQYLQWKSEYKEWCDKYFNSYLSHFHQLLPTAPFPQLGDREEGRHHSHANRETLDHLRGRRSAQVDGHSPPSQSSSDSCSTPSQSSSDSRSTPSSSSSDSRSSPSHSSNGSRSPPSQSSSDGRSTPSKDGAQLREYQRRCAEKHGHVPVPLTKVSKGAELQERRKDKQLITKKPKNLSTLKHEQKSMKKHKERRAEKCSSPDAADSTDAYRKDMSRGSTEPNSYKDGTPVQGKATACEALESGQSLVKPDKCLDKDYERKRREQDNLELEKGLRRAKYSDSRQDVERQHKEKHSKGAGKVDTDTYRNPGGSKDSDSRSEKTEKRKGEDTERGSVEAESSKCFKANMTEGPETHKVEFPDPFDRKEPYAKKKKDSKTCPLTEGNIWEGGIKVKPQKKISININLHGKQKEEKFEKTNLPYLESMTEKTKDETEKTGNGEEEMLSRGGTEVNEQKESRRDQEGESKDKLKPDEREARQPQEKAAFKDDKRQMSEKTAREKEHREEEDSELWHCALRGAKDKEGAKQWEEQQGAKAGDDEELTNDERRNVMGGEEEERRVRNEGGGQEMGRLVTGTQKEWAESENTCRKHRGNTPVESKPKEELMEEVKLEMRRDEDMTRSKLQTSMDDGSSSYEDYQERKLVVKTPEKYTQARAADRKDELALIQVPRSKWDKEEEQNEGKVKVQTDALVVPSSSVSVTAERPISRETEREDELKRHGETDRDRAKAMERGRDREREKNSTVSTSEKSMAPPSGKQRHDSALSAERDRERERRMEGERPRDRERGRESERQRERQKERKRSKERTREEERRRDRERRERERGSKASVQMRNSPSPSSHSYSSHDAERRDRQRGDNQGSTRSSCCPHEKSSSGRSWESSTMSRAAEPPDQNRDILDHSHHYHSLQDPSVNYRHQERPAGTHSQGTERDPPPSEFSGASELSKPRMSRPGQEFIQNRSRNESKVEKEEREQKMVAKVIKEGKGERDYQGRVAERKRGGHWENEDDKLDRKTTWVGRREQEEGARHSSSRKSVSPSSSQESSGDDTRKEWKKKQQKHKKEKRQAARELLEEEEMKNHKKSRQCRDGESSGEGDDAKLCSAMFL from the exons AGTACACAGAGGATGAAGGTCTGATCCCCAGAGGCTCCTCTGTCATCGTCAGGAGAATCCCCATCGTAGGAGTCAAGTCCGGCTCTAGTAGCAAGACCCGTAACAC tgtgcgATCAGACAGCCGTCATCAGCACGCCTCTGGAGCCATCAAAGCA ATGGATGACCGCAGTTCTTCCAGAGCCTTGCCCCTTTTCTCCGAG TTGGCCAACCTGGCTGTTTCAGGCGTGTCAGAGGAGGATAAGATCAAAGCTCTAACAAACCAGTCGCCCTACAACTGCATGAA ctaCAACAAGAAGTCTGGTGCTGTTCCAGTGAACTACATCTGTTACGGCTGTGGAAACCCTGGACACCACATCAGGAACTGTCCCACCAGTGGA gatAAAAACGTTGAGGCCCCTCCGAGATTAAAGAAAAGTACAGGCATCCCTCTTTCCAAGCTGGAGGTGGTGGACGATCCCAACAGGGAGGGAGTCATGCTGACCAACAGTGGACTTTACGTCATTCCTGCCATACACGT TGAGTATTCCATTTCCAAGAAAGAGAAGCCTACGTCCCTTCCTGAGGAGCAGCCCGGATCAGAGGACATGGAGGATCCTGTGCCTAACGAACTCCTCTGTCTCATCTGTCGCAACCTGCTGAATGACGCTGTGGTCATACCCTGCTGTGGAAACAGCTACTGTGACGACT GTATTCGCACGGCCTTACTGGATTCAGACGACCACATCTGCCCCACTTGTCAACAACCAGAAGTCTCCCCTGATACTCTCATAGCCAATAAATTTATCCGACAG GCTGTGAACAACTTTGAGAAAGAGCAAGGCCATGGCAAAGGTCTGAAAGCCAGACTTGCTACCTCCCAATCCCAAAACCCAACTCAGATGCCGAGCCCTGTCCCCACCCCGCCGCCCCAACCTCAGAGGCCTCACCTGTCAAGCCACAAGTCGAGCCAGCAG GACCCTCTCCTGCGCCGCTCGCAGTCTGCAGACACGCCGTCGTCGTCTCAAGAGTTTTGGGCTCCTCCCACGGCAACAGTCCCCGCCCCTGCCTGCAGAACACCAAGCACATCCCTCCAGCCTTTGCGAAGCCAGCTGGCGATACCTGACAC AGAGGCTGAGGAGAAGGCACCTAATGAACCACCGGCTGCTCCACCTTCTGTACTGATTTCGCACGAAGACTCCACCGCTGCTGCAACGCtg GTTAACCACACTCCAGTGTCAGAGCAGCCCAAGACAGTCAGTGTGAACCGACAGCAGCCCTCCTCAG GTCCAACCCCATTACACCCTGTGCCGTTGACATACTGGAATAG ctcctcctccacctcaggTTGTCCCGCTGCAGCCTGGAGTGAATCAGACACCCATCAGCTTCCTCCCTCCTCATGTTCCTCTTCAtatccagcagctcctcctcctcctcctcctctctttccttctccctctttcctcacCGCTCAGCAGCCTCTCAGCAGTTACCCTCCTGGATACCCGCCTGCCACGCACGTCTGGACGCTCCAAACTCCCCAGAGCTCCACCATCCCCTCCCTCTGCCCCTCTACTGCCACCTCCGCCATCCCCACCCTCATTGCCAACGAGTGGTACATGCATCAGCGAAAGAAGAGTGATAG GTCCCCTCACAGAGGATCTACATACAGACGCTCCTCCTCTCGTTCTAATTCAAAATCTTCAAAGTCCAAATCTTCTCGCTCCTACTCTCGCTCTTCAAGCAGGTCCAGATCCCGGTCCAGGTCCCAAGGCCGATCAAG GCCTCACTCACCTTACTCCCGCCACAGAGACCTCGACACCCGCTCACGTTCCTCTCAGTCCTATAGCTATGGATACAAACGCTCACCTTCGCTGTCCTCGTCATCTTCACCTCGAGTGGGTTACCGTTCCAGATCCAAGTCGCCATCGGATCACCGCAAACACAGCCATCACAGCCGGCATCACAGTAAGAAATTCTCTTCGAGCAGGTACAGCTCCAGGAAGCGAGGGGAAAACTCCCGAAGTGAAGCAGGAGTCTCAGAGAAGAGTTTAGCAAGTTCCCTGTGTGCTCAGCAAGCAAAACCAGCTGATAGTTTGGAGCTCAGCAGACAGCAATATCTGCAGTGGAAAAGCGAGTACAAAGAGTGGTGTGACAAATATTTTAACAGCTATCTCAGCCATTTCCACCAGCTGCTTCCTACCGCTCCTTTTCCTCAGTTGGGGGACAGAGAAGAAGGCAGACATCACTCACATGCCAACCGTGAAACTCTGGACCATCTCCGAGGTAGACGCTCTGCCCAGGTGGATGGTCACTCACCTCCATCACAGTCATCCAGTGATAGTTGCTCCACGCCATCTCAGTCTTCAAGCGACAGCCGCTCCACGCCATCTAGTTCATCTAGTGACAGCCGCTCCTCTCCGTCTCATTCGTCCAATGGAAGCCGCTCCCCTCCCTCTCAGTCATCCAGTGATGGTCGCTCCACTCCATCCAAAGATGGAGCTCAGCTGAGGGAATATCAGCGCAGGTGTGCTGAGAAGCATGGCCACGTGCCAGTCCCACTGACAAAGGTTAGTAAGGGTGCAGAACTGCAGGAAAGACGAAAAGATAAGCAGTTAATCACAAAGAAACCGAAGAACCTCAGCACCTTGAAACATGAGCAAAAGAGCATGAAGAAGCATAAGgaaagaagagcagagaagTGTTCATCCCCTGATGCTGCAGACTCGACAGATGCCTACAGAAAGGACATGAGCAGAGGCAGCACTGAACCAAATTCCTACAAGGATGGCACCCCAGTACAGGGCAAAGCCACTGCCTGTGAGGCCTTAGAATCAGGCCAGTCACTCGTGAAACCAGATAAATGTCTGGATAAAGACTATGAAAGGAAACGCAGAGAACAAGATAATTTGGAATTGGAGAAAGGATTGAGAAGAGCCAAATATTCAGACTCCAGGCAGGATGTGGAAagacagcacaaagaaaagcacagcaAAGGGGCAGGCAAAgtggacacagacacatacagaaacCCTGGAGGCAGCAAAGATTCTGACTCCAGATCAGAgaagactgaaaaaagaaaaggagaggacacagagagaggttCTGTTGAGGCTGAAAGCAGCAAATGCTTCAAAGCAAACATGACAGAGGGCCCTGAAACCCACAAGGTTGAATTCCCAGATCCATTTGACAGAAAGGAACCATACGCCAAGAAGAAAAAGGACAGTAAAACATGCCCTCTGACAGAGGGAAACATCTGGGAGGGAGGGATCAAGGtgaaaccacagaagaagatAAGTATCAACATCAACCTGCATGgaaaacagaaggaagaaaaatttgaaaaaacaaacttaccTTATTTAGAGagcatgacagaaaaaacaaaggatGAGACTGAGAAGACAGGtaatggagaggaggagatgttAAGTAGAGGAGGAACTGAAGTAAATGAACAGAAGGAATCCAGAAGAGACCAGGAAGGTGAGTctaaagacaaactgaaaccaGATGAAAGAGAGGCAAGACAGCCACAGGAGAAGGCTGCCTTTAAAGATGATAAGCGACAGATGAGTGAGAAAActgccagagagaaagagcacagagaagaggaggactcTGAGTTGTGGCATTGTGCCCTCAGAGGAGCAAAGGATAAGGAGGGCGCAAAACAGTGGGAGGAACAGCAGGGGGCGAAAGCCGGCGATGACGAAGAGTTGACAAATGACGAGAGGAGAAACGTGatgggaggagaagaagaagagaggagagtgaggaaTGAAGGTGGGGGACAAGAGATGGGAAGGTTAGTCACAGGTACCCAGAAAGAGTGGGCAGAGAGCgaaaacacatgcaggaagcacagaggaaacacaccaGTGGAGTCAAAGCCAAAGGAGGAGCTGATGGAAGAGGTGAAGTTGGAGATGAGGAGAGACGAAGACATGACGAGGTCCAAATTACAGACGAGCATGGATGATGGCAG CAGCAGCTATGAGGATTATCAGGAGAGGAAGCTGGTGGTGAAAACTCCAGAGAAATACACCCAGGCCAGAGCTGCGGACAGAAAGGACGAGCTCGCACTCATACAG GTCCCTCGCTCCAAATGGGAtaaggaagaagagcagaatgAAGGAAAGGTCAAAGTTCAAACAGATGCTCTTGTTGTGCCGTCGTCATCCGTgtctgtgacagcagagagacCAATCAgtagggaaacagagagagaggatgaactAAAGAGGCATGGAGAAACAGATAGAGACAGAGCCAAGGCAATGGAAAGAGGACgggacagggagagagagaagaactCCACTGTATCCACTTCAGAGAAGAGTATGGCTCCCCCTAGTGGCAAACAACGCCATGACAGCGCCttgtctgcagagagagacagggagagggagagacggatggagggggagagaccacgggacagagagagaggcagggagagtgagagacagagggaaaggcagaaagagagaaaacgtTCAAAGGAGAGAacaagggaggaagagagaaggagagacagggagagaagagagagggagcgtgGCAGCAAAGCCTCAGTCCAAATGAGAAATtccccttctccttcctctcactCCTACTCTTCACATGAcgcagagaggagagacaggcagcGGGGAGACAACCAGGGCAGCACCAGGAGCTCCTGCTGTCCTCACGAAAAATCCTCCAGTGGCAGAAGCTGGGAAAGCAGCACGATGAGCAGAGCTGCCGAACCGCCTGATCAGAATAGAGACATCCTGGACCATTCTCACCACTACCACAGTCTGCAGGACCCATCAGTCAACTACAGACACCAAGAAAGGCCTGCAGGGACCCACAGCCAGGGTACGGAGAGAGACCCGCCCCCCTCCGAATTCTCTGGAGCGTCAGAGCTCAGTAAGCCCAGAATGAGCAGACCTGGTCAGGAATTCATACAGAACAGAAGTAGAAATGAGAGCAAGgtagaaaaggaggagagggagcaaaAAATGGTGGCTAAAGTAATAAAAGAAGGCAAAGGGGAGAGAGATTATCAAGGTAgagtggctgagagaaagaggggtggTCATTGGGAGAATGAGGATGATAAACTGGACCGAAAGACCACGTGGGTGGGAAGGAGGGAGCAGGAAGAGGGGGCgaggcacagcagcagcaggaagagcgTCAGTCCGTCGTCAAGCCAGGAGAGCAGCGGCGACGACACGAGAAAAGAATGGAAGAAGAagcaacaaaagcacaaaaaggagaaaaggcaAGCTGCCCGAGAgctgctggaggaagaggagatgaagaacCACAAGAAGTCAAGGCAgtgcagagatggagagagcagTGGAGAGGGAGACGATGCTAAGCTCTGCTCGGCTATGTTCCTTTGA